From the Xiphophorus maculatus strain JP 163 A chromosome 20, X_maculatus-5.0-male, whole genome shotgun sequence genome, one window contains:
- the romo1 gene encoding reactive oxygen species modulator 1, whose product MPVAVGPYGQTQPNCFDRVKMGFMMGFAVGMAAGAMFGTFSCLRIGMRGRELMGGVGKTMMQSGGTFGTFMAIGMGIRC is encoded by the exons ATGCCGGTCGCTGTCGGTCCGTACGGCCAGACCCAGCCCAACTGCTTTGACCGGGTCAAGATGGGCTTCATGATGGGCTTCGCCGTGGGAATGGCTGCAGGCGCCATGTTTGGGACTTTCTCCTGTCTCAG GATCGGGATGCGGGGCCGGGAGCTGATGGGAGGCGTTGGGAAGACCATGATGCAAAGCGGCGGGACGTTTGGCACCTTCATGGCCATCGGGATGGGAATCCGCTGCTGA
- the LOC102220374 gene encoding transcriptional regulator Myc-2-like, producing MLTSLSPDWLNSEPFMFEDVQSLMEMDYPTSPPYYPPTPPRSPPLKPGQAKPLSKEDQLSFMSDILLEDQDLQLLNWTCDLFGSAERDGDPRTPPDEAADDALWHCISEKLDEKLSVLGSSPLLSAIDTSIFEDLVGSTLDCHDLMAAAPEQRQAPDQVAPEVTSDYGSAGGETSTSSSDSEEEIDVESLESVGSSSPSPAAPAARRLNPEEEQRAIQLQHNYAAPRPASPPPSTHKRWRGGDSSSRTHHATGSSSSPSSSSSSRSSSEDEEERRRTHNVMERQRRNELKNCFLRLRDKVPELSHNDKASKVVILKKARDCIYGLEVESLRLRSRRDRLRAKQEELKARLEQLRR from the exons ATGTTGACCAGTTTGTCTCCGGACTGGCTGAACTCGGAGCCGTTCATGTTTGAGGACGTGCAGAGCCTGATGGAGATGGACTACCCCACCTCGCCACCATACTACCCCCCCACGCCGCCGCGCTCCCCCCCTTTGAAACCGGGCCAGGCCAAGCCGCTGTCCAAGGAGGACCAGCTCAGCTTCATGTCTGACATCCTGCTGGAGGACCAGGACCTCCAGCTGCTCAACTGGACCTGCGATCTGTTCGGCTCCGCCGAGCGCGACGGCGACCCCCGGACGCCCCCGGACGAGGCGGCCGACGACGCCCTGTGGCACTGCATTTCGGAGAAGCTGGATGAGAAGCTGTCGGTGCTGGGCTCCAGCCCGCTGCTGTCCGCCATCGACACCAGCATCTTCGAGGACCTGGTGGGCTCCACGCTGGACTGCCACGACCTGATGGCGGCCGCGCCGGAGCAGCGCCAGGCGCCGGACCAGGTGGCCCCAGAGGTCACGTCAGACTACGGCTCGGCCGGCGGGGAGACCTCCACGTCTTCTAGCGACTCCG aagaagaaatcgACGTGGAGTCGCTGGAGTCCGTGGGCTCGTCCAGCCCGTCGCCCGCAGCACCGGCCGCCCGCCGCCTCAACCCGGAGGAGGAGCAGCGCGCCATCCAGCTGCAGCACAACTACGCAGCTCCGCGCCCCGCCTCGCCGCCACCGTCCACCCACAAGCGTTGGCGAGGCGGTGACAGCTCGTCGCGGACGCATCACGCCACCGGCAGCTCCAGCTcgccctcttcctcctcttcttccagAAGCTCGtcggaggacgaggaggagcgGCGGCGGACTCACAACGTCATGGAGCGGCAGCGGCGCAACGAGCTGAAGAACTGCTTCCTGCGCCTGCGGGACAAGGTGCCGGAGCTTTCGCACAACGACAAGGCGTCCAAGGTGGTGATCCTGAAGAAGGCGCGGGACTGCATCTACGGCCTGGAGGTCGAGAGCCTGCGGCTGCGGTCGCGCAGGGACCGGCTGCGCGCCaagcaggaggagctgaaggCCCGGCTGGAGCAGCTGCGCAGATAA